Genomic segment of Cytobacillus suaedae:
TGTAATACATCCTTCTCCCATCCAGACTTTACTGTCGGCTTTGGATTTTCACCAAATCAGCCATTCTTGACACAAAAACAAGAATGGGTCACGGGCTTAGTAAAGTAATCTTTACAACACCGCCGGTTAGGAATTTCACCTACCCCGAAGGAAACATATTAAGTTTTTTGTTATTATACCACAACAATTTTTATCCTGTCGATTTTAGACATTTGGTGCTAGAAAAATCCAATAAATTATGCCCCACGCCAGACTAATTACACCTAAAACCCCAAGTAAAATCCAGTTGTTCTTATTCACAAACTTCACCTCATGCTAAATTATACTAAAAAAAGCTTAACAAACAAGGTGTTTGTTAAGCTTTCAATCGTATTATTCTTCCCAAACCTTTACTTCCTTCATTACATCGCCTTGGCGAATGCGAAGAACCGTATCCATACCTTCAATTACTTGTCCAAACACTGTATGTACACCGTTTAAATGTGGTTGTGGTTCATGAACGATAAAGAATTGGCTTCCACCAGTATCTTTACCAGCATGTGCCATAGATAAAGAACCAGCCACATGTTTGTGAGGATTTCCTGCTGTTTCACATTTGATAGTATACCCTGGTCCGCCTGTACCAGTACTAGTTGGGCATCCACCTTGAGCTACGAAACCTTGAATAACACGATGGAAATTAAGTCCATCATAAAAGCCATCTTTTGCAAGCTTTTCAAAGTTTTCTACTGTTCCTGGTGCTTCATTTGGGAATAATTCGATAACAATTTTTTCCCCATTTTCAAATTCAATGCTAGCTTTTTTCATTTGAAACCTCCATGCTTGTTTTTTCGTCATTAATACTGAACGAGTTAATTCTACTATATAAAAAAATAATAATCCAATTTCTAAATGGGGGTGATAAAATTTTTTATCATAACGTATACAAGTTGTCATTGTTGAAAGAATTAGTTGTATAATGAATAATGGGACTTTTCCACCTTCCTAATGAAGGGTAATTCTAGCAAAATAAAAGTTGAAAAGTCCGTGGAATTATAAGGAGGAAACAAATTATGCTAAACAAGAAACGCTTACTCTCATTTCTTCTACTATTCTCTCTTATCTTTCCTTCTCTAGGCTTGGCAGATGCTGCCGAAGGCGATGTGATCGTAACACTTGGAGAGGATTTGAAGGAGAATGAGAAACAAAAGCTGCTAGAGGAAATGAAAGTCCCGGAGAATGCACAAATTGTTGTAGTTACAAATGAAGAGGAACACAAATACTTAGGTCAATATATCCCAAAGGCTACTATTGGAACGCGTGCTTTATCTTCTTCGGCCATTACGATTGGCGCTCCAGGTTCTGGTCTTGAGATAGAAACTAATAATATTACATCTATTACAGATGATATGTTTACAAATGCTCTTATTACAGCTGGTGTTAAGGATGCCTCCATTTATATTACAGCACCTATACCAGTGTCAGGTACTGCAGCTCTAACTGGAATTATTAAAGCCTATGAAATTTCATCTGACCAGGTTATTTCTGAGGACGTTAAGCAGATTGCAAATGAAGAAATGGTTAAAACCGTTGAGCTTGGTAAGTCAATCGGAGCTGATGAAGCTGCCGCGCTAATGGCAAAAATTAAAGATCAAATTGCACAACATGCACCAAAAACAGATGAAGAGCTTCGTGCAATTATTGAAGCAGCTGCTAATGAATTAGGTATTACTCTAACAGAAGCAGAGATTACTAGTCTGATTTCACTTTTTAATAAAATGAAAGAGCTTAATATTGATTGGAATCAAGTAAATGAGCAGTTGCATTTGGCGAAAGAGAAAATTACAAAATTTCTTGAATCTGAGGAAGGCCAAACCTTTTTAACAA
This window contains:
- a CDS encoding DUF1002 domain-containing protein, producing the protein MLNKKRLLSFLLLFSLIFPSLGLADAAEGDVIVTLGEDLKENEKQKLLEEMKVPENAQIVVVTNEEEHKYLGQYIPKATIGTRALSSSAITIGAPGSGLEIETNNITSITDDMFTNALITAGVKDASIYITAPIPVSGTAALTGIIKAYEISSDQVISEDVKQIANEEMVKTVELGKSIGADEAAALMAKIKDQIAQHAPKTDEELRAIIEAAANELGITLTEAEITSLISLFNKMKELNIDWNQVNEQLHLAKEKITKFLESEEGQTFLTKLQEFLVSLIDAIKAIFSSEATN
- a CDS encoding peptidylprolyl isomerase gives rise to the protein MKKASIEFENGEKIVIELFPNEAPGTVENFEKLAKDGFYDGLNFHRVIQGFVAQGGCPTSTGTGGPGYTIKCETAGNPHKHVAGSLSMAHAGKDTGGSQFFIVHEPQPHLNGVHTVFGQVIEGMDTVLRIRQGDVMKEVKVWEE